One stretch of Punica granatum isolate Tunisia-2019 chromosome 5, ASM765513v2, whole genome shotgun sequence DNA includes these proteins:
- the LOC116208815 gene encoding putative methylesterase 11, chloroplastic yields MGNLCACLSPRPAKKRTRPVKRLSNPPHAGAAASNRWSRVRSSSKDKFDDSALIREQALAAAILFRQQQHNGSLPQFDRSASLRYPNSTSFSSSKRQSLPRSSSSRARSLTDPLLQPHQLVNQDLQIADLETSHFVLVHGGGFGAWCWYKTIALLEEGGFKVTAIDLTGSGIDSFDTNGIATLSQYAKPLTDFLEKLADGEKVVLVGHDFGGACISHVMELFPHKIAKSVFVAAVMLTSGQSALDLLKQAAGSNDFIQEAQIFLYGHGKDQPPTAIELDRSLLKDLLFNQSPAKDVALASVSMRPIPFPPLLEKLSLSHLKHGSVRRFYIETPEDHAIPIAVQEAMISSGPPERVFRLKGADHSPFFSKPQALHKLLVEIAKIPSAS; encoded by the exons ATGGGCAATCTCTGCGCCTGCCTCTCCCCCCGACCCGCGAAGAAGCGGACCCGCCCCGTCAAGCGCCTCTCCAATCCGCCCCACGCCGGCGCCGCCGCCAGCAATCGGTGGTCCAGGGTCCGATCGTCCAGCAAGGACAAGTTCGATGACTCCGCGCTGATCCGGGAGCAGGCCCTCGCCGCCGCGATCCTCTTCCGCCAGCAGCAGCACAACGGCTCCCTCCCGCAATTCGACCGTTCCGCCTCCCTCCGCTACCCTAACTCTACCTCTTTCTCCTCCTCCAAGAGGCAGTCCCTCCCGCGGAGCTCCAGCTCCAGAGCTCGGTCGCTCACCGATCCTCTGCTTCAGCCTCACCAGCTCGTTAACCAG GATCTGCAGATTGCCGACCTAGAAACCAGCCATTTTGTACTAGTTCATGGAGGTGGCTTTGGTGCTTGGTGTTGGTATAAAACTATAGCACTTCTAGAGGAAGGCGGTTTCAAGGTCACTGCAATAGATTTAACTGGTTCAGGCATCGACTCTTTTGATACAAATGGCATCGCCACTCTTTCTCAGTACGCGAAGCCATTGACAGACTTTCTCGAGAAGCTTGCTGATGGAGAGAAG GTTGTTCTGGTGGGACATGATTTTGGGGGTGCTTGCATATCACATGTAATGGAGTTGTTTCCTCATAAAATTGCAAAGTCTGTCTTCGTTGCTGCTGTGATGTTGACGAGTGGGCAAAGTGCTCTCGACTTGTTGAAGCAG GCTGCCGGTTCGAATGATTTCATACAAGAGGCTCAGATATTTTTGTATGGACATGGGAAGGATCAGCCTCCAACTGCTATCGAACTGGACAGATCATTGCTGAAGGATCTATTATTCAACCAAAGCCCAGCAAAG GATGTTGCATTAGCATCTGTTTCGATGAGACCCATCCCGTTCCCTCCACTGCTGGAGAAGCTCTCACTCTCGCACCTGAAGCATGGATCAGTAAGACGGTTCTATATTGAGACTCCAGAAGATCACGCCATACCCATCGCAGTTCAAGAAGCAATGATCAGCTCAGGCCCACCAGAGCGCGTGTTCCGCCTCAAAGGTGCCGATCATTCACCCTTCTTTTCCAAGCCTCAGGCCCTTCACAAACTCTTGGTAGAGATCGCAAAGATTCCCTCGGCCTCGTAG